The Aequorivita sublithincola DSM 14238 genome window below encodes:
- a CDS encoding aminoacyl-histidine dipeptidase codes for MNEEIRNLEPKALWNKFADLNAVPRPSKKEERVIAFMKDFGKGLGLETMEDEVGNVIIRKTATKGLEDRKAVVLQSHLDMVHQKNNDTDFNFDTQGIEMVVDGDWVRAKGTTLGADNGLGVATIMAILESNEIEHPAIEALFTIDEETGMTGAKGLKGGLLKGDILLNLDTEEDDEIGVGCAGGVDITAKGTYSETEAPKNSKTFTIKVKGLNGGHSGMDIIKGLGNANKLMNRLLYATKDSMQLAKLEGGSLRNAIPRESVAQVVVSYEEKFQTEFEKMKSVILAEYKSLEPNLSISAEKSEESFSKVMANSDQIIFLNTMNAAHNGVYRMSPDIEDLVETSNNISKVTVDKGNIKIENLTRSSVESSKEALANALSSAYELAGYEVKLAGDYPGWAPNMDSAILKVLDNLYQKMNGEKANVAACHAGLECGILGQNYPEMDMISFGPTIKGAHSPDERASISSAQKYWEFVLEILKNIPKK; via the coding sequence ATGAACGAAGAAATAAGAAACCTAGAACCCAAAGCCCTTTGGAACAAATTTGCAGACCTAAACGCCGTGCCGCGTCCTTCAAAAAAAGAGGAACGCGTGATTGCTTTTATGAAAGACTTCGGAAAAGGTCTTGGTTTGGAAACGATGGAAGATGAAGTTGGTAACGTAATAATTCGCAAAACCGCAACCAAAGGATTGGAAGACCGAAAAGCTGTGGTTCTTCAAAGCCATTTAGATATGGTTCACCAAAAAAACAACGATACCGATTTCAATTTTGACACACAAGGAATTGAAATGGTAGTTGATGGCGATTGGGTTCGCGCAAAAGGAACCACTTTGGGAGCAGATAATGGTTTGGGCGTTGCCACGATTATGGCAATCCTTGAGAGCAATGAAATTGAACATCCCGCAATCGAAGCTCTTTTTACAATTGATGAAGAAACAGGAATGACGGGAGCCAAAGGCTTGAAAGGTGGTTTGCTGAAAGGCGATATTCTTTTAAATCTCGATACCGAAGAAGATGACGAAATAGGAGTAGGCTGCGCCGGTGGAGTAGACATTACCGCAAAAGGTACCTATAGCGAAACTGAAGCACCGAAAAACTCCAAAACGTTTACTATTAAAGTGAAAGGACTAAACGGCGGTCACAGCGGAATGGACATTATAAAAGGTTTGGGTAACGCCAACAAATTGATGAACCGTTTGCTTTACGCAACTAAGGATTCTATGCAATTGGCAAAACTTGAAGGTGGAAGTCTTCGCAATGCAATTCCGCGTGAAAGCGTTGCGCAAGTTGTAGTTTCTTACGAAGAAAAATTTCAAACTGAATTCGAAAAGATGAAGTCAGTAATTCTTGCTGAATACAAATCTTTAGAACCGAATCTTTCTATTTCTGCTGAAAAATCTGAGGAATCATTTTCAAAAGTGATGGCTAATAGCGATCAAATAATATTCTTAAACACAATGAACGCTGCGCACAACGGGGTTTACAGAATGAGTCCGGATATTGAAGATTTGGTGGAAACTTCAAACAACATTTCCAAAGTAACAGTTGACAAGGGAAATATAAAAATTGAAAATTTAACCCGAAGCTCTGTAGAGTCTTCTAAAGAAGCTTTGGCAAACGCATTAAGTTCTGCTTATGAACTTGCTGGTTACGAAGTGAAACTAGCTGGAGATTACCCAGGCTGGGCACCAAATATGGACAGTGCAATTCTGAAAGTTTTAGATAATCTTTACCAAAAAATGAATGGCGAAAAAGCTAATGTAGCCGCCTGTCACGCTGGTTTGGAATGTGGAATCTTAGGACAGAATTATCCTGAGATGGATATGATTTCCTTTGGTCCAACAATTAAAGGAGCGCACTCTCCTGATGAACGCGCAAGTATTTCTTCTGCTCAAAAGTATTGGGAATTTGTACTTGAAATTTTGAAGAACATTCCGAAGAAATAG
- a CDS encoding DUF3810 domain-containing protein, which yields MQRRTVLIIALLLPLQIILLQILKHFPEFVEKYYSFGFYPTLSKVSRYLFGWVPFSVGDLFYLLIAVVAIRWIYKNFYRLRFEPIRVLLDITASVSVIYFMFHILWGFNYYRLPLHQSLQLKSDYSYEELLSTTKRFIEKSNEMHRKLGYADSIKIDIPYTQQEMFKKSLNGYKNLEKEYPQLTYSPRSIKKSGWSLGLTYMGYSGYLNPFSGEAQVNNLIKTYKFPVVACHEEAHQIGYAAENEANFIATLATLHNEDPYIQYAGYIFTLRYLINEVARDDEAEYFEIVKTINPGILKSYKEMRDFWDGYENPFETFSKLFWDNFLKANNQSRGIMSYDYMVALVVNYFEDKEL from the coding sequence ATGCAAAGACGAACCGTTTTAATCATTGCGTTACTGCTTCCTCTACAAATTATATTACTTCAAATTCTGAAGCATTTTCCAGAATTTGTAGAAAAATATTACAGTTTTGGGTTTTACCCAACGCTTTCCAAAGTATCGCGCTATCTTTTTGGCTGGGTTCCGTTTTCTGTTGGCGATTTGTTTTATTTGCTGATTGCGGTGGTTGCAATACGGTGGATTTATAAAAATTTCTATAGACTTAGGTTTGAGCCAATTCGGGTTTTGTTAGATATTACGGCTTCAGTTTCTGTGATTTATTTTATGTTTCATATTCTTTGGGGTTTCAATTATTATCGGCTTCCGCTGCATCAATCGCTTCAGCTAAAAAGCGATTATAGTTATGAGGAGTTGCTCTCAACAACCAAGCGTTTCATCGAAAAAAGTAACGAAATGCACCGCAAATTAGGCTATGCAGATTCGATTAAAATTGACATTCCATACACTCAGCAGGAAATGTTCAAAAAATCATTAAACGGTTATAAAAATCTTGAAAAGGAATATCCGCAACTTACTTATTCTCCACGAAGCATCAAAAAAAGTGGTTGGAGTTTAGGACTAACTTATATGGGTTATAGCGGTTATTTGAATCCTTTTTCTGGGGAAGCTCAGGTTAATAACCTCATCAAAACTTATAAATTTCCAGTGGTGGCTTGTCACGAAGAAGCCCACCAAATAGGCTACGCTGCCGAAAACGAAGCTAACTTTATTGCAACTTTGGCAACGCTTCACAACGAGGATCCTTACATTCAATATGCAGGATATATTTTTACGCTTCGCTATTTGATAAATGAAGTGGCACGCGATGATGAAGCCGAATATTTTGAAATTGTAAAAACCATAAATCCCGGAATTTTGAAAAGCTACAAGGAAATGCGTGACTTTTGGGATGGATACGAAAATCCATTTGAAACATTTTCAAAATTGTTTTGGGACAATTTTCTGAAGGCAAATAACCAAAGCCGTGGTATTATGAGTTATGATTATATGGTGGCGTTGGTTGTGAATTATTTTGAGGATAAAGAGTTGTGA
- a CDS encoding T9SS type A sorting domain-containing protein, producing the protein MKLFLLFFTFLTISHSVYAQIIVNENPTPLAVCDNNNDGFEQFTLHDKDEEIQNGNPSVSVTYHRTLLDAENAENEIVDPYINDIAYNDVVYVRAENFAVFDMDLQVRSSPIANTPAPLRKCDDAVADGFTFFDLTVAATEVLGSLNPLGFDLYYYEILADATTAGDLAITNPDFSQAVSNPQSYFNIQAYAQDIYILLVSNANGTIPPNPNSAEGCYDIVSLPIIVNLTPPDYGPFGMMLCDDELNGSSPTDGISTFDLTVNNLVITGGDPTLIVTWYQTLADEQNEIPILNPESYQNIATPQTVIGRVENAFGCKTLVTLTLSVLPNPSPNTNPTPLIVCDDNYDGIYGSWDLTLRDTEILNGELDVSIYYYVSEAEAQAGVPGTEITMPYTNTVPFNQVVYARVTNNVPPALLGCYTLVQLELIVKERPPITQPNNLFIDEGDGDGFAIFDLTVNIPVMLAGLNPSDYEVYFFENLADANNGINPIVNSTTDANTINPQTIYVRIDTLNTGCFEIASFLILTDETAPDADGDGIANEDEDINGNGNLNDDDTDGDGIPNYLDNDDDGDTVLTIDETTGIGAGVAPSYIYIDTDGDNVENYLDSDDDGDGTLTKDEDYNNNGTPIDDDTNGNSIPDFLDDEVFIGVNSFNFKDLSISPNPTSESFTIQSSQLILETTISLYDIQGKILFSEKMLPQNGKLTINVSSLENGVYFVKISSEGNVAVRKIIKN; encoded by the coding sequence ATGAAACTATTCTTACTTTTTTTTACTTTTTTAACTATATCCCATTCAGTGTATGCTCAAATAATTGTTAATGAAAATCCAACCCCTTTAGCGGTTTGTGATAATAATAATGATGGTTTTGAACAGTTCACTCTACATGATAAGGATGAGGAGATCCAAAACGGAAACCCAAGTGTTAGTGTAACTTATCATCGTACACTTTTAGATGCAGAGAATGCGGAAAATGAAATTGTGGATCCTTACATCAACGACATCGCCTATAATGATGTGGTTTATGTAAGAGCTGAAAATTTTGCAGTGTTCGATATGGATTTGCAAGTGCGTTCCTCTCCCATAGCAAACACTCCCGCACCATTGCGTAAATGTGATGATGCAGTTGCTGATGGTTTTACATTTTTTGATCTTACAGTTGCAGCCACAGAGGTTCTTGGAAGTTTAAATCCTTTGGGTTTTGACCTTTATTATTACGAAATTTTAGCAGATGCAACTACCGCTGGAGATTTAGCGATTACGAATCCTGATTTTTCACAGGCAGTCTCCAATCCACAATCTTACTTCAATATTCAAGCTTACGCACAGGATATTTATATTTTGCTTGTAAGTAATGCTAATGGAACCATTCCGCCAAACCCTAATAGTGCCGAAGGTTGTTACGATATTGTTTCGCTACCAATTATTGTTAATCTAACACCTCCAGATTACGGCCCTTTTGGTATGATGTTATGCGATGATGAACTAAATGGAAGCTCCCCAACTGATGGAATTAGTACGTTTGATCTTACCGTAAATAATCTAGTGATTACAGGTGGCGATCCCACACTTATTGTAACTTGGTATCAAACGCTTGCAGATGAACAAAATGAAATCCCAATTTTAAATCCAGAGTCTTATCAAAATATAGCTACTCCGCAAACAGTAATTGGTAGAGTTGAAAACGCATTTGGCTGTAAAACTCTTGTTACTCTTACATTATCTGTATTACCAAACCCAAGCCCCAACACAAATCCAACGCCACTTATAGTCTGTGATGATAACTACGATGGTATTTATGGCAGTTGGGATTTAACGCTTAGAGATACTGAAATTTTAAATGGAGAATTGGACGTATCAATTTATTATTACGTATCAGAAGCAGAAGCACAAGCTGGAGTTCCAGGAACCGAGATCACCATGCCTTACACGAATACAGTTCCATTTAATCAAGTAGTTTATGCACGGGTAACTAATAATGTGCCACCAGCTCTTTTAGGTTGTTATACGCTTGTACAACTTGAACTAATTGTAAAAGAAAGACCTCCAATAACCCAACCCAATAACCTTTTTATAGACGAAGGCGATGGTGATGGTTTTGCGATTTTTGACCTGACTGTGAATATTCCTGTTATGTTGGCGGGTTTAAATCCTTCAGATTATGAAGTTTATTTCTTTGAAAACTTAGCAGATGCCAATAATGGTATAAATCCTATTGTCAATTCTACAACCGATGCAAATACGATTAATCCACAAACAATTTATGTTCGGATAGACACTCTCAACACAGGTTGTTTTGAAATAGCGTCCTTCCTAATACTTACAGATGAAACCGCACCAGACGCAGATGGCGACGGAATAGCCAATGAAGACGAAGACATAAATGGTAATGGCAATCTAAACGACGACGATACAGACGGCGATGGCATCCCCAACTATTTAGATAATGATGACGACGGCGATACAGTACTAACCATTGATGAAACCACCGGAATCGGTGCAGGAGTCGCTCCTTCCTATATTTACATAGATACTGATGGCGACAACGTTGAAAACTATTTAGACAGCGACGATGATGGCGATGGCACTTTAACGAAAGATGAAGATTACAACAATAATGGCACTCCAATTGATGATGATACCAACGGAAATAGCATTCCCGACTTTTTGGATGACGAAGTTTTCATAGGCGTAAATTCTTTCAATTTTAAGGATTTAAGCATTTCACCAAATCCAACTTCTGAAAGCTTTACGATTCAATCCTCACAATTGATTTTAGAAACAACTATTTCGCTTTATGATATTCAAGGAAAAATATTGTTTTCTGAAAAAATGCTTCCGCAGAATGGTAAGTTAACGATAAATGTTTCTTCATTGGAAAACGGAGTTTATTTTGTTAAGATTTCTTCCGAAGGAAATGTTGCGGTTAGAAAAATTATAAAGAATTAA
- a CDS encoding lipocalin family protein: protein MKLKFIIIPLLFLFAISCEKPNPKEQIQNLSGYWEIKSVKMPDGEKKEFDINTIIDHIEVNGDSGARTKVSPKFDGTFTTNGVSESFTLKIENDSLRMYYKTPFNEWKETVIKAKDSTLTVINRDNKIYTYTKFQKFDFSEK from the coding sequence ATGAAGTTAAAGTTTATAATCATTCCATTATTGTTTCTTTTTGCAATTTCCTGCGAAAAACCAAACCCCAAAGAACAAATACAAAACCTAAGCGGTTATTGGGAAATAAAAAGCGTAAAAATGCCTGATGGTGAAAAGAAAGAATTTGATATAAATACAATTATAGATCATATTGAGGTGAATGGCGACAGCGGCGCACGAACGAAGGTTTCACCAAAGTTTGATGGTACTTTTACAACAAACGGAGTCTCGGAAAGCTTCACGCTAAAAATTGAAAATGACAGTTTACGGATGTATTACAAAACACCTTTTAACGAATGGAAAGAAACCGTAATCAAAGCAAAAGACAGCACATTAACTGTAATAAACAGAGATAACAAGATTTATACATATACTAAATTTCAAAAATTTGATTTTAGTGAAAAGTGA
- a CDS encoding DUF6503 family protein translates to MKKLILALTVIATLSACRNDKKQSDDTSTEDRRVEALEHDSIKTSAEEVTQKQIEKPKEFPAPLQAVFSAHGGLKQWKMMNNLCFEMKGKNGDETHTISLPDRKSKIESKDWSIGYDGKGVWLLKHDLGYEGNPVFYHNLMFYFYAMPFVIADPGTNYTAVEPTELDGKMYNGFKVSYNDGIGDSSKDEYILYFDQETNKMAWLAYTVTFKDQKKSDDWHYIKYDKWQDVNGLLLPEKLSWYKVENGKPKGKDMSIKFDKITATETILDPSVFDKPAEAQYVK, encoded by the coding sequence ATGAAAAAACTGATTTTGGCACTAACAGTAATTGCAACACTTTCAGCTTGCAGAAACGACAAAAAGCAAAGTGATGATACTTCCACAGAAGATCGTCGTGTCGAAGCCTTGGAACATGACTCCATAAAAACTTCCGCTGAAGAAGTTACCCAAAAACAAATTGAAAAACCAAAAGAATTTCCTGCTCCGCTACAAGCTGTTTTCTCTGCCCACGGCGGTTTAAAGCAATGGAAAATGATGAACAACCTATGTTTTGAGATGAAAGGAAAAAACGGTGATGAAACTCACACAATTTCGCTGCCAGATCGAAAAAGCAAAATAGAATCTAAAGATTGGTCTATAGGTTATGATGGCAAAGGAGTTTGGCTACTAAAGCACGATTTGGGCTATGAGGGCAACCCAGTATTTTATCATAATTTGATGTTTTATTTCTATGCTATGCCTTTCGTGATTGCAGATCCTGGAACTAATTATACAGCCGTTGAACCAACAGAATTAGATGGAAAAATGTACAATGGTTTTAAAGTTTCTTATAACGACGGAATAGGAGATTCATCAAAAGATGAGTACATTTTGTACTTCGATCAAGAAACCAACAAAATGGCTTGGTTAGCATACACCGTAACTTTTAAGGATCAAAAGAAAAGTGATGATTGGCATTATATAAAATACGACAAATGGCAGGATGTAAACGGACTATTATTGCCAGAAAAACTAAGTTGGTACAAAGTTGAAAACGGAAAACCGAAAGGAAAAGATATGAGTATCAAATTTGATAAAATCACAGCAACAGAAACGATTCTCGATCCATCTGTTTTTGACAAACCTGCGGAAGCGCAATACGTTAAATAG
- a CDS encoding peptidylprolyl isomerase has protein sequence MKKLSFLFLSLTLAFASCQEKYPDLKDGVYAEFVTNKGTFIAKLKNETAPLTVSNFVALAEGTNGMVDSLYKGKHFYDGLTFHRIIKDFMIQGGDPKGDGTGNPGYAFPDEINDTIRFNKKGLLAMANSGPGTNGSQFFITLKETPWLDGRHTIFGEIVKGQEIVDSLGMVETEKPGDKPKEPIIIEKVNIINKGDVKVPYFTEEMGKLEKEKKEKEERINKVAAEQVSELNALRAKADSLPSGIKIYFNEKGEGPQPKEGDKILMNYAGYLADGHMFDSNILSNAEKFDMVDEMRKAAGQYTPVPTDYSKDAQLIPGFREGLLNMKVGDKATIFIPSHLAYGKRGIPGVIPPDSELIFNLEIVEIAK, from the coding sequence ATGAAAAAACTATCATTTTTATTTTTATCTCTTACGCTTGCATTTGCCTCTTGTCAGGAAAAATATCCAGACCTTAAAGATGGTGTATATGCTGAATTTGTGACTAACAAAGGAACATTTATTGCAAAACTGAAAAACGAAACTGCACCACTTACCGTTTCAAACTTCGTAGCACTTGCCGAAGGAACCAACGGTATGGTGGATTCACTTTACAAAGGCAAACATTTTTATGATGGGCTTACTTTCCACCGCATAATCAAAGATTTTATGATTCAAGGTGGTGATCCTAAAGGTGACGGTACTGGAAATCCAGGTTACGCATTTCCTGATGAAATTAATGACACTATTCGTTTCAACAAAAAAGGTCTTTTAGCAATGGCTAATTCAGGTCCTGGAACAAACGGAAGTCAGTTTTTTATTACCTTAAAAGAAACTCCTTGGTTAGACGGTCGCCACACAATTTTTGGTGAAATCGTAAAAGGTCAAGAGATTGTAGATTCTCTAGGAATGGTTGAAACCGAAAAACCTGGCGACAAACCAAAAGAGCCAATTATTATTGAAAAGGTAAACATTATCAATAAAGGCGATGTTAAAGTTCCTTATTTCACAGAAGAAATGGGCAAACTTGAAAAAGAAAAGAAAGAAAAAGAAGAACGCATCAATAAAGTAGCCGCTGAACAAGTGTCAGAACTTAATGCTTTACGTGCTAAAGCCGATTCACTTCCTTCAGGAATTAAGATTTATTTTAATGAAAAAGGTGAAGGACCTCAACCAAAAGAAGGCGACAAGATTTTAATGAACTACGCTGGTTATCTTGCAGACGGACATATGTTTGATTCAAACATATTATCTAACGCAGAAAAATTTGATATGGTTGACGAAATGCGCAAAGCTGCTGGACAATACACACCAGTTCCTACAGATTACAGCAAAGACGCACAGCTTATCCCAGGATTCCGTGAAGGTCTTTTGAATATGAAAGTTGGCGACAAGGCAACTATATTCATTCCTTCACATTTAGCTTATGGCAAAAGAGGAATTCCAGGAGTTATCCCTCCAGATTCTGAATTGATATTCAACCTTGAAATTGTTGAGATAGCGAAATAA
- a CDS encoding DUF721 domain-containing protein has protein sequence MAKRHAENISIGDALKEFIDTNRLEKGLDKVNAKEAWDAVMGVAISKYTTDIKLDRETLYIQLSSSVLREELSYGKDKIVKLLNEELGKELIKKLVLR, from the coding sequence ATGGCAAAACGACACGCAGAAAACATATCAATTGGTGATGCTTTAAAGGAATTCATCGACACCAACCGACTGGAAAAAGGCCTGGACAAAGTGAATGCCAAAGAAGCTTGGGATGCCGTTATGGGAGTAGCAATTTCAAAATATACTACGGATATTAAATTGGATCGTGAAACTTTATACATACAACTTTCGTCATCCGTTTTGCGCGAGGAATTGAGTTATGGAAAAGATAAAATCGTTAAACTGCTTAATGAGGAATTGGGGAAGGAATTGATTAAGAAATTGGTTTTGCGATAA
- the gldI gene encoding gliding motility-associated peptidyl-prolyl isomerase GldI, with protein MLYKLVYILLFSSLIVSCKSPDARRPVQSNSGSFITESADRNKKIYDEEKDFIQKIIAKDTIHDYISSENGFWYFYNTKDTTTTEMPDLGDIVKFTYDIKHLDGSVILSEEENGLQHYKVDKSNQELISGVREGIKLMKEGETVTFLFPSYKAYGYYGIEEKLGTNIPVQSTVTLHSIEQSN; from the coding sequence ATGCTTTATAAGCTAGTTTATATTTTACTTTTTTCGTCCTTAATTGTTTCTTGCAAAAGCCCTGATGCCAGACGCCCAGTGCAAAGTAACTCCGGAAGCTTTATAACGGAATCTGCAGACCGAAACAAAAAAATCTATGACGAGGAGAAAGATTTCATTCAAAAAATTATAGCCAAAGACACAATCCACGATTATATCTCGTCCGAAAATGGTTTTTGGTATTTCTATAATACAAAAGATACTACCACTACCGAAATGCCAGATTTGGGCGATATAGTAAAATTTACTTACGATATTAAGCATCTAGACGGCAGCGTTATTCTTTCAGAAGAAGAAAACGGTTTGCAACATTATAAAGTAGATAAAAGCAACCAAGAACTAATTTCTGGGGTTCGCGAAGGCATAAAATTAATGAAAGAAGGCGAGACAGTAACCTTCCTTTTTCCTTCCTATAAAGCTTATGGCTATTATGGTATTGAAGAAAAACTCGGCACCAATATTCCGGTGCAGAGCACTGTAACTTTACATTCAATTGAACAATCAAACTAA
- a CDS encoding helix-turn-helix transcriptional regulator: protein MLSAMEIDKDIELINLGKRVKEIRLSKNLTQFDLAVRVNKDQQSIHRLEAGKINPSYIYMLEVCQGLDIPVTEIFNNKEL from the coding sequence TTGTTATCTGCAATGGAGATAGACAAAGACATAGAACTCATTAATCTTGGCAAAAGGGTTAAAGAAATAAGGCTGTCCAAAAACCTTACCCAATTTGACTTGGCAGTTCGAGTAAACAAAGACCAACAATCCATCCATCGGCTTGAAGCTGGAAAAATAAACCCTTCATATATTTACATGCTCGAGGTTTGCCAAGGATTGGATATTCCTGTGACCGAAATCTTTAATAATAAGGAATTATAG
- a CDS encoding nucleoside-diphosphate kinase gives MRTDRTFTMLKPDSVEKGHIGAILEKINASGFRIVALKLTHMTTQDAQAFYAVHSERPFYGELVEYMTRGPIVAAILEKENAVEDFRTLIGATNPADAAEGTIRKLYAASIGENAVHGSDSDENAAIEGAFHFAGREMF, from the coding sequence ATGAGAACAGACAGAACATTTACTATGTTGAAGCCAGATTCAGTTGAAAAAGGACACATAGGCGCCATTCTTGAAAAAATAAACGCTTCCGGTTTTAGAATCGTAGCGTTAAAACTTACCCACATGACTACACAAGATGCACAAGCATTTTATGCAGTTCACAGTGAGCGCCCATTTTACGGCGAATTGGTAGAATATATGACACGCGGACCAATCGTTGCTGCAATTCTTGAAAAAGAAAATGCAGTTGAAGATTTCCGTACATTAATTGGAGCTACCAACCCAGCAGATGCTGCCGAAGGTACCATCCGTAAATTATACGCAGCTTCTATTGGCGAAAACGCAGTACACGGAAGCGATAGTGATGAAAACGCAGCTATTGAAGGTGCTTTTCATTTTGCTGGTCGCGAAATGTTTTAA
- a CDS encoding DHH family phosphoesterase encodes MNKETTQIVEKLLASPQKIVIVGHKNPDGDAVGSCLGLSFFLKSLGHNATVIMPNDFPDFLKWMPRCEEIGIYEKEVQKSTEIVNASDIIFTLDFNSLDRVGDFEGVLKAASAKFVMIDHHQQPADYAVATYSDVKMSSTSEMVYHFMDALGEADKLSKEIAINLYTGIMTDTGSFRFSSSSPTTHRVAAKLIEAGAESAIINQKVYDTNSPERMKLLGVALNNLVILPEMHTAYITMTQKELDDHNFKKGDTEGFVNYALSVKGVVFAAIFIENKQESIVKISLRSKGDFSVNDFARNHYSGGGHINAAGGKSSQDLNNTINEFISILPRYKNELTDAL; translated from the coding sequence ATGAATAAGGAAACCACTCAAATCGTTGAAAAGCTACTCGCTTCCCCTCAAAAAATTGTAATCGTAGGTCATAAAAACCCTGATGGCGACGCAGTTGGCTCATGTTTAGGACTTTCCTTTTTTCTGAAAAGTTTAGGTCATAATGCAACCGTTATTATGCCAAATGATTTCCCAGATTTCTTAAAATGGATGCCTAGATGCGAAGAAATCGGTATCTACGAAAAGGAAGTTCAGAAAAGCACAGAAATAGTTAATGCTTCAGATATCATTTTCACCTTAGATTTTAATAGTTTGGACAGAGTTGGCGATTTTGAAGGAGTTTTGAAAGCAGCTTCAGCTAAATTCGTGATGATTGACCATCATCAACAACCCGCAGATTATGCCGTCGCCACCTATAGCGATGTAAAAATGAGTTCCACTTCCGAAATGGTTTATCATTTTATGGATGCTTTAGGCGAAGCAGATAAACTTTCAAAAGAAATAGCGATAAACCTATACACAGGAATTATGACGGACACAGGTTCGTTCCGCTTCTCCTCCTCTAGCCCAACAACACACAGGGTTGCAGCAAAGTTGATTGAGGCCGGAGCCGAAAGCGCTATTATAAATCAAAAAGTGTATGACACCAATAGTCCCGAAAGAATGAAACTTTTGGGCGTGGCTTTAAACAATCTGGTAATTCTGCCTGAAATGCACACGGCATATATCACTATGACTCAAAAAGAACTGGACGACCACAATTTCAAAAAAGGCGATACTGAAGGATTTGTAAATTATGCACTATCGGTGAAAGGGGTTGTTTTTGCTGCAATTTTTATAGAAAACAAACAGGAAAGTATTGTAAAAATCTCTTTAAGGAGTAAAGGTGATTTTTCAGTAAACGATTTTGCGAGAAACCATTACAGCGGCGGCGGACACATAAACGCGGCGGGCGGAAAAAGTTCACAAGACCTTAACAATACCATAAACGAATTTATTAGTATCTTGCCACGTTATAAAAATGAACTCACCGATGCTTTATAA